One genomic segment of Bos javanicus breed banteng chromosome 23, ARS-OSU_banteng_1.0, whole genome shotgun sequence includes these proteins:
- the LHFPL5 gene encoding LHFPL tetraspan subfamily member 5 protein, producing the protein MVKLLPAQEAAKIYHTNYVRNSRAVGVMWGTLTICFSVLVMALFIQPYWIGDSVNTPQAGYFGLFSYCVGNVLSSELICKGGPLDFSSIPSRAFKTAMFFVALAMFLIIGSIICFSLFFVCNTATVYKICAWMQLAAATGLMIGCLVYPDGWDSSEVRRMCGEQTGKYTLGHCTIRWAFMLAILSIGDALILSFLAFVLGYRQDKLLPDDYKADGKEEV; encoded by the exons ATGGTGAAGTTGCTGCCTGCCCAGGAGGCAGCCAAGATCTACCACACCAACTACGTGCGTAACTCGAGGGCCGTGGGCGTGATGTGGGGCACGCTCACCATCTGCTTCTCTGTGCTGGTCATGGCGCTCTTCATCCAGCCCTACTGGATCGGTGACAGCGTCAACACGCCCCAGGCGGGCTACTTTGGCCTTTTCTCCTACTGCGTGGGCAACGTGCTGTCTTCTGAGCTTATCTGCAAGGGTGGCCCGCTGGACTTCTCCTCTATCCCTTCTAGAGCTTTCAAGACTGCTATGTTCTTTGTGGCCTTGGCCATGTTCCTCATCATTGGCTCCATCATCTGCTTCAGCCTGTTCTTCGTCTGTAACACGGCCACCGTCTACAAGATCTGTGCGTGGATGCAGCTGGCTGCGG CCACAGGCCTGATGATCGGCTGCCTGGTCTACCCAGACGGCTGGGACTCAAGTGAGGTACGGCGCATGTGTGGGGAGCAGACAGGCAAATACACGCTGGGTCACTGCACCATCCGCTGGGCCTTCATGCTTGCCATCCTCAGCATTGGAGACGCTCTCATCCTCTCCTTCTTGGCCTTTGTGCTGGGCTACCGCCAGGACAAGCTGCTCCCTGATGACTATAAGGCTGATGGAAAAG AGGAAGTCTGA